ATAAATTAGCTCTTGCTTTTCCCACGGGCGTCTCATGTTTTGGACAATCAATGGGGTTGAATAACATTCATTAAAAAAATGGCTCCCACAAGTGAGGGCCATTATTATTAACTGGGTTTTGTCCCAGCTTCATCATATGAATGTTGGATGTAACCTATAAATGGTGTCTGTCCTCTTTTAATATCGCGTTGACTTCACCGCCGAGAAGTAAAATAAGGGAGGATAAGTGGAACCAGACCATGAGAGCAATAACGGTCCCGATTGTCCCATACGTAGCTGAGTAATTAGCAAAGGTATTTAAATAAATGGAAAAACCATATGAGGTTAACTGCCAGCCGATCGTCGCTACGATCGCCCCAATATAGACCTCGCGAAAATGAAGACGAATGTTGGGGCCGACTAGATAGAGAATTAAGAAAACTAAAAATGTTACGGCTGAAGTAAATAACCAACGAAAGACATCAATTTCAAAGAGCCCTAAATCAAACTCTAAGTAATGTTGCAGCTGAGAGCCAATAATTTGAACCCCTAGCGCCACAATAATGACAAAAAACATGGAGATTGTTAAGATGATAGAGGTTAAGCGGGCCATCACCATCCCGCGTTCCGCTGACACATGGTAGGCTGTATTTAATGCTCTTATAATGGCATTTAAGGCAAGGGAAGCCGTCCATAAAGTAAAGATAATCCCTAATGAAAGGGCACCGGTTTGCTGATTACGCTCAAGGACTTGCCACTGGTTTTCAATGACTTCAAGCACTCCAGTAGGAATATAAGCCTCTTGTAAGAGACGGTAAACATCCTGAAATGTGAAAGGAAGAAATGTTAAAAGACTGATAATAAAAATGAGAAAAGGAAATAGTGATAATAGAAAATAGTAAGCACACTGAGCGCCTAAGTCGATTAAGTTGTGCTGATTAAATCGAGTCCATAGCAATTTAAACATGGCGAGTTCCTCCTGAAAGAAAATAGCTTGTATTTAATACCTTATTCCCGTAAAGTGTGAAGAAGAATCAGGAATACATATAAGTTACGCATAACGTTCAAAATTTATCACAGATAACCAACCGTCCGTAAAGCTCTCTGCTCAAAATAGAGTAAAGAGTAAAATCGAAATAGGGTGGAGCTAACTGCCGGTAATGTCCTGATTAAACTCAACTACAATCAGTGTGGGAAGGACGAATGCCCACTGATTGAAGGTTCGTTTTATTTAGAAAAATAGAAGTCACTCTTTTTAGTCAATGA
The genomic region above belongs to Bacillus sp. A301a_S52 and contains:
- a CDS encoding YihY/virulence factor BrkB family protein — protein: MFKLLWTRFNQHNLIDLGAQCAYYFLLSLFPFLIFIISLLTFLPFTFQDVYRLLQEAYIPTGVLEVIENQWQVLERNQQTGALSLGIIFTLWTASLALNAIIRALNTAYHVSAERGMVMARLTSIILTISMFFVIIVALGVQIIGSQLQHYLEFDLGLFEIDVFRWLFTSAVTFLVFLILYLVGPNIRLHFREVYIGAIVATIGWQLTSYGFSIYLNTFANYSATYGTIGTVIALMVWFHLSSLILLLGGEVNAILKEDRHHL